A section of the Leptospira kobayashii genome encodes:
- a CDS encoding LIC_12586 family protein has protein sequence MKFPIALLSEEDLRAYFSIFLSILRKHQKTIYSFLALGGVFVLLSLIYIGFEYYLKTKRIPLVSVRAIVTETINKEIGKAVDLGVVDFSLREGLILEDLVISREEDFSFNAHLLKVKKVTFRLSSYFSNTPYVERIDFFSPNLVLENDEELEKKLIEYFQNTKIKEVVFHNTRINYKKGNSTILDWREGWDISFRRKNGKILVSYDNGWFWVPNATRVKGEGYFTEGKFSEYKFEFFWKNYPSEEAPLLVNYLFGTNVQSSVLSGEAITEKTSDESYVIKGEVEYENTNFYLPWINSYLVKGLRFKENFLFQENKETREYSSYDFQITIEDIVTSGKEILLQKNIRFDISDLEPLAELLQDSQTGNKVPLSGKLRGNLEIKETGEKNKWFKVAGEISGDSLSWNSPLLLIGNANLNLKLTEGNNLNLQAKGEVFGKPTSLELLSQLDWTRQKKTDGSFYYPLYSKSKGNLLIQDLVANNLSELFQSWKKETNEEIKERQEKLIPEEYFYQKKIYKYFLESMNLDLGLKISSFYPYEGAADQGEAKGSFVIKDGRLSFVFGLEKSTSKLNISSYFATKTPNFSFALLLDRYPWNESWMKVCGLELKPGIVSMDYSFASQGSDYYTLSKDGRINYYLKLENVIWEGEELWFKMNLPDALYKESYTIEFNLDHYFESDYVRNLSVISTSTDLKGYGQNKSGFFQYSFYGLMGENRGNWSFTEDDTRCVIK, from the coding sequence TTGAAGTTTCCAATCGCCCTTCTATCTGAAGAAGATCTAAGGGCTTATTTCTCCATCTTCTTATCTATCCTTCGAAAGCATCAAAAAACCATTTATTCCTTCCTTGCGTTAGGGGGAGTATTCGTTTTACTTTCTTTGATCTATATCGGCTTTGAGTATTACCTCAAAACGAAACGTATCCCGTTGGTTTCCGTAAGAGCCATTGTAACGGAAACCATCAATAAAGAAATCGGGAAAGCAGTCGATTTGGGAGTTGTCGATTTTTCCCTCAGGGAAGGCCTTATCCTGGAAGATCTTGTGATTTCCAGAGAAGAAGATTTTTCATTCAATGCACATCTTTTAAAAGTAAAAAAAGTTACCTTTCGACTCTCGTCCTATTTCTCTAACACTCCTTATGTGGAGAGGATCGATTTTTTCAGCCCGAATTTGGTTTTGGAAAATGATGAGGAGTTGGAAAAAAAACTTATCGAATACTTTCAAAACACAAAGATCAAAGAAGTCGTTTTTCATAATACCAGGATCAATTATAAAAAGGGAAATTCCACTATTCTCGATTGGAGGGAAGGGTGGGATATTTCCTTTCGAAGGAAAAACGGCAAAATTCTCGTAAGTTATGATAACGGTTGGTTCTGGGTTCCTAATGCAACGCGCGTTAAAGGAGAAGGATACTTTACGGAAGGAAAATTCAGCGAATATAAATTTGAATTTTTCTGGAAGAACTATCCCTCGGAAGAAGCCCCTTTACTTGTAAACTACCTTTTCGGCACAAATGTACAATCTTCCGTTTTGTCGGGAGAAGCGATCACCGAAAAAACATCTGACGAAAGTTATGTGATCAAAGGTGAAGTAGAATACGAAAATACGAATTTTTATCTGCCGTGGATCAATTCCTACCTGGTCAAAGGTCTTCGTTTTAAGGAAAACTTTTTATTTCAGGAAAATAAAGAAACCCGCGAATACAGTTCCTATGATTTCCAGATTACGATCGAAGACATAGTGACATCCGGAAAAGAAATTCTTTTGCAGAAAAATATCCGATTCGATATAAGCGATTTGGAACCTCTCGCCGAACTATTGCAAGACTCTCAAACCGGAAATAAAGTTCCTCTTTCCGGTAAATTGAGAGGCAACTTGGAGATAAAGGAAACGGGAGAAAAGAATAAGTGGTTTAAGGTGGCTGGAGAAATCTCAGGCGATTCTTTGAGCTGGAATTCTCCCTTACTTCTGATCGGAAATGCAAATTTGAATTTGAAACTGACGGAAGGAAATAACCTGAACTTACAGGCGAAGGGTGAAGTTTTCGGTAAACCTACCAGCCTTGAACTTTTATCCCAGTTGGATTGGACCCGGCAGAAAAAAACGGACGGATCTTTTTATTATCCTCTTTATTCAAAATCAAAAGGGAATTTGCTGATTCAGGATCTTGTTGCAAACAATCTATCGGAGTTATTTCAGTCTTGGAAAAAAGAAACAAACGAAGAGATCAAAGAAAGACAGGAGAAATTGATTCCGGAAGAGTATTTTTATCAAAAAAAGATTTATAAATACTTTTTGGAATCCATGAATTTGGATTTGGGTTTGAAGATTTCTTCCTTTTATCCTTATGAGGGTGCGGCGGACCAAGGGGAAGCGAAAGGTAGTTTCGTCATTAAGGACGGTAGGCTGAGTTTTGTTTTCGGGCTGGAGAAATCAACATCCAAGTTAAACATCAGCTCTTATTTCGCTACAAAAACACCTAACTTTAGTTTTGCTTTGTTGCTGGATCGTTACCCTTGGAACGAATCCTGGATGAAGGTCTGCGGCTTGGAACTCAAACCCGGGATAGTCTCCATGGATTATTCGTTTGCGAGTCAGGGGAGTGATTATTACACTCTTTCCAAAGACGGTAGGATTAATTATTATTTGAAGTTGGAAAATGTCATTTGGGAAGGTGAGGAACTTTGGTTTAAAATGAATTTGCCGGACGCACTCTATAAAGAATCCTATACCATCGAATTCAATTTGGATCATTATTTCGAATCGGATTATGTTCGAAATCTTTCAGTCATTTCCACTTCTACGGATTTAAAAGGATACGGACAAAACAAATCCGGTTTTTTTCAGTATTCATTTTACGGGCTTATGGGAGAAAATAGAGGAAACTGGTCTTTTACGGAAGACGATACAAGGTGTGTGATCAAATGA
- a CDS encoding S1 family peptidase has translation MIEPLLLALTSITTKFNQAELTKATGFFFERENRLYLVTARHVVFDKQTNHEPNSLLINLHIDRQNITITTDFSIPLYKNGKPVWKEGYDSGGAVDVCVIELDRKALGETTFLRAFTVNHLIKQLDQIEVGTSAVIVGFPLGFYDTLHKLPVARQALISSSFGIRFQGHGYFLTDAQMHRGSSGAPVVVKTHSGVSKRGDFDWSLIGIHTSRMDVSTRDASEDERLNLNCAWYADVLMKLTD, from the coding sequence TTGATAGAACCCTTATTATTAGCGCTCACCAGCATTACGACAAAATTCAATCAGGCGGAACTTACCAAAGCCACTGGATTTTTCTTTGAAAGAGAAAATCGCCTATATCTAGTTACAGCAAGACATGTGGTATTCGACAAACAAACAAACCACGAACCCAACTCACTACTCATCAACCTTCATATAGATCGCCAGAACATAACGATTACCACCGATTTCTCCATACCTCTTTATAAAAACGGCAAACCTGTTTGGAAAGAAGGATACGATTCAGGCGGAGCCGTGGACGTATGTGTGATTGAATTGGATAGAAAAGCATTGGGAGAAACTACTTTCTTGCGTGCTTTTACGGTCAACCACCTGATCAAACAACTGGATCAAATCGAAGTCGGTACTTCGGCCGTGATCGTAGGATTTCCTTTGGGATTTTATGACACTCTTCATAAACTTCCTGTGGCAAGACAAGCACTCATCTCTTCCTCTTTTGGAATTCGCTTCCAAGGTCACGGTTATTTTTTAACCGATGCGCAAATGCATAGAGGTTCCAGCGGAGCTCCGGTGGTTGTGAAAACCCATTCGGGAGTTTCTAAAAGAGGAGATTTTGACTGGAGTCTTATCGGCATCCATACGTCTAGAATGGATGTAAGTACAAGAGATGCAAGTGAGGATGAAAGATTGAATTTGAACTGTGCTTGGTATGCAGACGTGTTAATGAAGCTAACGGACTGA
- the lpxB gene encoding lipid-A-disaccharide synthase, whose protein sequence is MVAKKKSSHSKPKSSDSSILILTGEHSGDLLGGDLLGELKSMKPGFSYYGIGGDSMKAHGFESLEDIEALSVIGFSEAIKKYSFLKRVLFQIVEEAKYRNTKLAILIDYPGFNLRLAKELKKIGIPSVFYVSPQIWAWKFKRIFFIKEHIELMLTLFRFEESIYKEYGVNAKFVGHPIVKRIPEKLKKESPLPTGLPHTDEGFVVGLLPGSRTGEITKLLDPILGTAVLLHRHITAQGKKIVFLLPNINSKQEDFIKQKLAEIKIEEPSIEIHYVWDGSLKVMNASDLLLIASGTATLEGLYFEKPMVILYKVSLFTYFIGSLLMKSKFIGLANILSGQEVCRELTQNECKPKYIFEEAKRILDHSEFRNKMIRLLKETKDRELGASNGGKLAAKEISHFIDSLGTEES, encoded by the coding sequence ATGGTAGCCAAAAAAAAATCAAGCCACTCTAAACCAAAGTCCTCCGATTCTTCCATCCTCATCCTAACGGGAGAACATTCCGGAGACTTATTGGGCGGAGATTTATTAGGCGAACTGAAATCCATGAAACCGGGTTTTTCCTATTATGGAATCGGAGGAGATTCCATGAAAGCACACGGGTTCGAGTCTCTAGAAGATATCGAAGCATTGAGTGTAATCGGATTTTCGGAAGCAATCAAAAAATACAGTTTTTTAAAAAGAGTTCTGTTTCAAATCGTTGAAGAAGCAAAATACAGAAACACAAAGCTCGCCATATTGATAGACTATCCTGGATTTAACCTGCGCTTGGCGAAGGAATTAAAAAAGATAGGAATCCCTTCTGTATTTTACGTATCCCCTCAAATCTGGGCATGGAAGTTTAAACGTATTTTTTTCATCAAAGAACACATTGAGCTGATGCTGACATTGTTTCGTTTCGAGGAATCCATCTACAAAGAATACGGAGTCAATGCGAAGTTCGTCGGTCATCCGATCGTAAAAAGAATCCCAGAAAAATTAAAAAAAGAAAGTCCTTTGCCTACGGGGCTACCCCATACGGACGAAGGATTTGTCGTCGGTCTCTTGCCTGGTTCCAGGACGGGAGAGATCACAAAATTACTCGATCCTATCCTCGGAACAGCAGTTTTATTGCACAGACATATAACCGCTCAAGGTAAAAAAATAGTATTCCTACTTCCCAATATCAACTCCAAACAGGAAGATTTCATTAAACAGAAGTTAGCCGAAATTAAAATAGAGGAGCCTTCGATAGAAATTCATTATGTTTGGGACGGATCTTTAAAAGTAATGAATGCAAGTGATTTGTTACTGATTGCATCTGGCACCGCAACTCTGGAAGGTTTGTATTTCGAAAAGCCGATGGTTATTTTGTATAAGGTGAGTTTATTCACTTATTTTATCGGTTCGTTACTTATGAAATCCAAGTTCATAGGACTTGCGAATATACTTTCCGGTCAGGAAGTATGCAGAGAACTCACACAAAATGAGTGCAAACCCAAATATATTTTTGAAGAAGCGAAAAGAATCCTGGATCACAGCGAGTTCAGAAACAAAATGATACGTTTACTGAAAGAAACAAAAGACAGGGAATTGGGAGCAAGCAACGGAGGAAAACTCGCAGCAAAAGAGATTTCTCATTTTATAGATTCGCTAGGCACCGAAGAATCCTAA
- the sucC gene encoding ADP-forming succinate--CoA ligase subunit beta yields MKVHEYQAKEILRRHNANVPFGKVIDNAADWEKAYNEVVQKSPVVVVKAQIHAGGRGKGGGVKVTKTKDDAKAAVDKILGMQLITPQTGPEGKKVLKVYLEQGIDIAKEYYISILLDRAFRKTIIMASTEGGMEIEEVAETHPEKIIKIQIDPGIGVQGSQIRELAFALGIPTEAQKSFTSLVNSIYNAYIKEDAALLEINPLILTKGNEIVAGDCKMDLDENALYRHTENEAYRDVTEEDPYEVKAKEFNLNYVKLDGNIGCMVNGAGLAMATMDIVKLAGAEPANFLDVGGGANPVTVENGFRLILSDPNVKGIFVNIFGGIVRCDRVANGVIEAAKKVNIHVPVVVRLKGTNAEEGKKILNESGLNIVGVEGLRDAADKIVSLIGK; encoded by the coding sequence ATGAAAGTCCACGAATACCAGGCAAAAGAAATCCTACGTAGACATAATGCTAACGTTCCCTTCGGAAAAGTCATCGATAATGCCGCTGACTGGGAAAAAGCATACAATGAAGTAGTTCAAAAATCACCCGTAGTGGTGGTGAAAGCGCAGATCCATGCCGGTGGGCGTGGAAAAGGTGGCGGTGTAAAAGTTACCAAAACCAAAGACGATGCGAAAGCAGCCGTAGACAAAATCTTAGGTATGCAACTCATCACTCCTCAAACCGGTCCGGAAGGAAAAAAAGTCCTTAAGGTTTACCTGGAACAAGGAATCGACATCGCAAAAGAATATTATATTTCTATTCTTCTGGACAGAGCATTCCGCAAAACAATCATTATGGCATCCACCGAAGGTGGTATGGAGATTGAAGAAGTTGCGGAAACCCATCCGGAAAAAATCATCAAAATCCAAATCGATCCGGGTATCGGTGTTCAAGGTTCTCAAATCAGAGAACTTGCATTTGCATTGGGAATTCCTACGGAAGCTCAAAAATCCTTCACTAGTCTTGTAAATTCCATTTACAACGCTTATATCAAAGAAGATGCGGCGCTACTTGAAATCAACCCTCTGATCCTTACCAAAGGAAATGAAATCGTTGCAGGTGACTGCAAGATGGATCTGGATGAAAACGCACTTTACAGACACACCGAAAACGAAGCTTACCGCGACGTTACGGAAGAAGATCCTTACGAAGTAAAAGCGAAAGAATTCAACCTAAACTACGTAAAACTCGATGGAAACATCGGTTGTATGGTAAACGGTGCGGGTCTTGCTATGGCGACTATGGATATAGTAAAATTAGCGGGTGCAGAACCGGCTAACTTCCTGGACGTGGGAGGCGGAGCGAACCCTGTAACGGTAGAAAACGGTTTCCGTCTGATCTTATCCGACCCGAACGTAAAAGGTATTTTTGTAAATATTTTCGGTGGAATCGTTCGTTGCGATCGAGTGGCAAACGGTGTGATCGAAGCTGCAAAAAAAGTAAACATCCATGTTCCAGTTGTCGTTCGATTGAAAGGAACCAACGCGGAAGAAGGTAAAAAGATCCTGAACGAATCAGGACTCAATATCGTAGGAGTGGAAGGACTCCGTGATGCGGCCGACAAGATCGTTTCGCTCATAGGGAAGTAG
- a CDS encoding LpxI family protein: MGKLAIIAGGGELPHVGMSEAIAAGEDVIFLGLKESDFSPRSHESRTIPVHITQVGKILKTIEKQNVDRVLMLGKVRKDLLFQGLKFDLKALSILAKTINRNDYPIFLAIADEFQRMGVTVISQKKYLQSLLLKEGRYTPKKFSSSDLKDIEFGMMYAEKMADLDIGQLVVVCDESIIAVEAVEGTDVTIRRGGEYTKKKGSAVVCKSAKSKQDERFDLPTVGVHTLQIMKESGCKTLCIREGETLVVNPEEVVDYATKSKLNFVVYGSSKTKGINGSQKKIKPL; the protein is encoded by the coding sequence ATGGGTAAGTTAGCCATCATCGCAGGAGGCGGGGAATTACCGCACGTAGGTATGTCGGAAGCGATTGCGGCAGGCGAAGATGTTATCTTCCTCGGACTCAAAGAATCCGATTTTTCACCTAGAAGCCACGAATCCAGAACCATTCCGGTTCATATCACTCAAGTAGGGAAAATTCTAAAAACGATTGAAAAACAAAATGTAGATCGGGTGCTTATGCTTGGAAAGGTTCGCAAAGATCTTTTATTTCAGGGACTCAAGTTCGATCTGAAAGCACTTTCCATCTTAGCCAAAACCATCAACCGAAATGATTACCCTATCTTTTTGGCAATCGCAGATGAATTCCAAAGGATGGGAGTTACAGTCATCTCTCAAAAAAAATATCTGCAATCCTTGCTTTTAAAAGAAGGAAGATACACTCCCAAAAAGTTCAGCTCCTCCGATCTCAAAGATATAGAATTCGGAATGATGTATGCTGAAAAAATGGCAGACCTGGACATAGGACAACTAGTCGTTGTTTGTGACGAGTCCATCATTGCAGTCGAAGCGGTCGAAGGAACAGACGTTACCATCAGACGAGGCGGGGAATATACCAAAAAAAAAGGTTCCGCCGTTGTTTGCAAATCCGCAAAATCAAAGCAAGACGAAAGATTTGACCTTCCGACCGTAGGAGTCCATACTCTACAGATTATGAAAGAAAGCGGATGCAAAACGCTTTGTATCCGGGAAGGAGAAACATTGGTAGTAAATCCGGAGGAAGTTGTAGACTACGCTACAAAATCCAAATTAAACTTTGTAGTGTACGGATCCTCCAAAACAAAAGGAATCAATGGTAGCCAAAAAAAAATCAAGCCACTCTAA
- a CDS encoding FmdB family zinc ribbon protein, protein MATYDYNCKTCGKQFEYVQSMKDDPITKCILCGAETAERMITSTGGIIFKGTGFYVTDYKKESSKRPTESTGPVQAAPSAESAPKSEPSASNPTNTAETKPAATN, encoded by the coding sequence ATGGCAACTTACGATTACAATTGCAAAACTTGCGGAAAACAATTCGAATATGTGCAGTCGATGAAGGATGATCCGATCACAAAATGCATATTATGTGGTGCCGAGACTGCGGAAAGAATGATTACGAGTACGGGCGGAATTATTTTCAAGGGAACAGGATTCTACGTTACGGATTATAAAAAAGAATCTTCCAAAAGACCTACTGAGAGTACCGGACCGGTTCAAGCAGCACCGAGTGCGGAATCCGCTCCCAAATCGGAACCTTCCGCTTCCAATCCGACAAACACAGCCGAAACAAAACCAGCAGCTACCAACTAA
- the sucD gene encoding succinate--CoA ligase subunit alpha: MTVLVDANTKVVVQGITGKEGTFHATQMLDYGTKVVAGVTPGKGGQTWTSETGKSVPVRNTIKDAMKEDGANAAIIFVPPPFAADAILEGIFAEIPLVVCITEGIPTHDMLKVYSVLRNSKTKLVGPNCPGVINPFHKVKMGIMPGFIHNPGKIGIVSRSGTLTYESVAALTAAGLGQSTCIGIGGDPVPGMNHTEAVRLLNEDPDTEGIVMIGEIGGTSEEEAAAYIKAHVKKPVVGFIAGQTAPPGKRMGHAGAIISGGMGTATSKIAAMKDAGVSICAHIGEVGEKMKAALGK; this comes from the coding sequence ATGACTGTTTTAGTAGATGCTAATACAAAAGTGGTAGTCCAAGGGATTACCGGTAAAGAAGGAACTTTCCACGCAACACAGATGTTAGATTATGGCACCAAAGTTGTTGCGGGAGTGACTCCCGGAAAAGGTGGCCAAACTTGGACTTCTGAAACCGGCAAGTCCGTTCCTGTTCGTAACACAATCAAAGACGCGATGAAAGAAGACGGAGCCAATGCTGCAATCATCTTTGTTCCGCCTCCGTTTGCCGCTGACGCCATTTTGGAAGGCATTTTTGCCGAGATCCCTCTTGTGGTATGTATTACGGAAGGAATTCCTACTCACGACATGCTTAAAGTTTACAGCGTTCTTCGTAACTCTAAGACAAAGCTGGTAGGACCAAACTGCCCAGGAGTCATCAATCCGTTTCACAAAGTGAAAATGGGGATTATGCCCGGATTTATCCACAACCCTGGTAAAATCGGAATCGTTTCCCGTTCCGGAACTTTGACTTACGAATCCGTAGCAGCACTCACTGCAGCAGGACTCGGTCAATCCACATGTATCGGTATCGGAGGAGACCCAGTTCCGGGAATGAATCATACCGAAGCAGTTCGCCTTTTGAACGAAGATCCGGACACTGAGGGAATCGTGATGATCGGCGAAATCGGCGGAACTTCCGAAGAAGAAGCTGCAGCTTATATCAAAGCTCACGTGAAAAAGCCGGTTGTGGGATTCATCGCAGGTCAAACTGCTCCTCCTGGCAAAAGAATGGGGCACGCAGGTGCCATCATTTCCGGGGGAATGGGAACTGCAACTTCCAAGATTGCCGCAATGAAAGACGCGGGTGTGAGCATTTGCGCGCATATCGGAGAAGTAGGTGAAAAAATGAAGGCTGCTCTAGGAAAATAG
- a CDS encoding TolC family protein, which produces MERRSAISVLFLTLSSLALLAAESDKNFELNLKDAVRYAIDNNRDVMRARLELAKSDTDYLKNEGKYSWRALAGTDIQQNRFPYNQNNLFTGTKTQTNNYSAGIDKLFTTGTYFKLEAKQTRFDSNAFEDPLKTPAGFGALGIPPLFTDSINVTISQDLLKNAFGYKERNVETMLENQSLILKDQLEEQVSQKVINALVDYWNYNVKDSSYQTFEQLLKNTKTVRDLTIRKQGLGLSESFEVNQWNALLAQVEGQMAQAEAEREEAKRKLIRSLNLPETTVFSKTTPLSEELPPNINYETDINYAYLHRADFKSIARKKENAELALKNAKNDALPTLKAAGTYGYQAQNLQGGSTNYTADKNGVFTGSYPVMQGSIDMSYPIGDTGVKAGLRDAEIQKRQVGLEEEDLTKSVADDVRTRIDILKASYKVMENAKKTEDEAKKYYAGVLRSFQQGRFNALTVKNSLDTLVQDQLALVRAKVDFNINLHRYYVSKNALFEEYGVDRARLLPEGFQK; this is translated from the coding sequence ATGGAACGTCGTTCAGCAATTTCAGTTCTTTTTTTGACTCTCTCATCCTTGGCTTTGCTCGCTGCAGAGTCGGATAAAAATTTCGAACTCAACTTAAAAGATGCAGTTCGTTATGCAATAGATAACAACCGTGATGTGATGCGAGCCAGACTGGAACTTGCAAAATCGGATACGGATTATTTGAAGAACGAAGGTAAATATTCCTGGAGAGCGTTAGCCGGGACCGACATTCAACAAAATAGATTTCCTTATAACCAAAACAATTTGTTCACAGGAACAAAAACCCAAACAAACAACTATTCTGCGGGGATTGATAAACTTTTTACTACAGGAACTTATTTCAAGCTCGAAGCAAAACAAACCAGATTTGACTCGAACGCATTCGAAGATCCTTTGAAAACTCCTGCCGGATTCGGAGCATTGGGAATTCCTCCTCTTTTTACCGATTCCATCAACGTGACCATTTCGCAAGATTTGCTGAAGAACGCATTCGGTTACAAAGAAAGAAATGTGGAGACCATGCTTGAAAACCAGTCTTTGATCCTCAAAGACCAATTGGAAGAACAAGTTTCCCAAAAGGTAATCAATGCACTCGTTGACTATTGGAATTATAATGTAAAAGATTCCAGTTACCAAACATTCGAACAACTTTTAAAAAATACAAAAACGGTAAGAGACCTAACTATCCGCAAACAAGGATTAGGTCTCTCTGAGTCCTTTGAAGTCAATCAATGGAATGCGCTTCTCGCACAAGTGGAAGGACAGATGGCTCAAGCAGAAGCGGAAAGAGAAGAAGCAAAAAGAAAATTAATTCGATCACTCAATCTTCCCGAAACTACTGTTTTTTCTAAGACAACTCCTCTTTCCGAAGAACTTCCTCCCAATATCAATTATGAAACCGATATCAATTATGCTTATTTGCATAGAGCTGATTTCAAAAGCATCGCCCGCAAAAAAGAAAATGCGGAACTAGCACTAAAAAATGCCAAAAACGATGCGTTGCCTACTTTGAAGGCGGCAGGTACTTACGGATACCAAGCGCAGAACCTACAAGGCGGATCTACTAATTACACAGCAGATAAAAACGGTGTGTTTACCGGATCTTATCCTGTGATGCAAGGTTCAATCGACATGAGTTACCCGATCGGAGACACAGGTGTCAAAGCCGGTTTACGTGATGCGGAGATTCAAAAAAGACAGGTTGGATTGGAAGAAGAAGACCTGACAAAATCCGTAGCCGATGACGTAAGAACTAGAATCGATATTTTAAAAGCTTCTTATAAAGTAATGGAAAATGCCAAAAAGACGGAAGATGAAGCAAAAAAGTATTACGCAGGTGTTCTAAGATCCTTCCAACAAGGAAGATTCAATGCACTTACCGTTAAAAATTCATTGGACACATTGGTGCAAGACCAACTAGCACTCGTTCGTGCAAAAGTGGATTTCAACATCAACTTACATCGCTATTATGTTTCAAAAAACGCTCTCTTTGAAGAATACGGAGTGGATCGCGCCCGACTACTTCCGGAAGGATTCCAAAAATAA
- a CDS encoding DUF1566 domain-containing protein gives MVLLTILFCKPSMDDECDPFGEKNKSTILLRTLLGDNSVFCGKASSSLSNKVIVAATQFQCPSDSVPIVNGSSVSMQVTTNGTELNYSISSDLPAGLTLDKSSGKITGSYTAYKGFFKDYTITASNSLGTASCTFTPKFMGKLPFTTNITSCWDSSGTSDPTCTSPVGQDGSLRIGTTRDFTGPTLVGSDTITKDNITGLTWTSCNMGQSDINCLTGSANTYTLSTAQAACSSLDSANSGAGYANLKGWRVPEREEYPHIINLAVSNPPVFSAYFPQTISYNYKTNTIPPNSPGNTWYPTLIEGAYGAGSFTDGHYLRCVTNTFDSTKRLLDNQNGTVTDLNTSLVWQKCSVGFSNVTNCTGGSATPSNWLTAMNTCNSLSLAGRTWRLPNARELESLVDFYRTPDPATVNPTYFPNTSTGNYYWTSSTTVTAPTNAWFVGFGAGEHSYMLKSTNTLFTRCVSSF, from the coding sequence ATGGTTTTACTCACGATTTTGTTTTGCAAACCTTCGATGGATGACGAATGCGATCCATTCGGAGAAAAAAACAAATCCACCATCTTACTAAGAACACTGTTAGGAGATAATAGTGTTTTTTGCGGAAAGGCTTCTTCTTCCCTAAGCAACAAAGTTATAGTAGCAGCCACTCAGTTTCAATGCCCATCGGATTCAGTTCCGATTGTAAACGGCAGTTCCGTTTCCATGCAAGTTACAACGAACGGAACGGAACTCAATTATTCCATAAGCTCCGATCTTCCCGCCGGGCTTACATTGGACAAATCCTCCGGAAAGATTACAGGCTCTTACACGGCATACAAGGGCTTTTTCAAAGACTACACAATTACAGCTTCCAATTCCCTCGGAACCGCTTCCTGCACTTTCACTCCTAAGTTTATGGGAAAGCTTCCCTTTACGACCAATATCACAAGCTGCTGGGATAGCTCCGGTACTTCCGATCCTACTTGTACAAGCCCGGTAGGCCAAGATGGTTCTCTAAGAATAGGAACAACCCGCGATTTTACCGGGCCGACACTGGTCGGTTCCGATACGATTACCAAAGACAATATAACAGGACTTACATGGACAAGCTGCAATATGGGTCAATCGGATATCAACTGTCTTACCGGCTCTGCCAACACATATACTTTAAGCACTGCTCAAGCCGCTTGTAGCAGTTTGGATTCCGCCAACTCAGGAGCCGGGTATGCTAATTTAAAAGGATGGAGGGTTCCCGAACGGGAAGAATATCCGCATATAATTAATCTCGCGGTAAGTAATCCTCCTGTTTTTTCGGCGTATTTCCCTCAAACAATTTCATACAATTATAAAACGAATACCATTCCCCCGAACTCACCGGGTAACACCTGGTATCCGACTTTAATAGAAGGGGCATACGGAGCGGGATCATTTACGGACGGACATTATCTAAGGTGTGTTACAAATACCTTCGATTCGACCAAAAGACTTTTAGACAACCAGAATGGAACTGTTACCGATTTGAACACTTCCTTAGTGTGGCAAAAATGTTCCGTAGGATTTTCCAATGTTACAAATTGTACGGGAGGAAGTGCAACTCCTTCCAATTGGTTGACTGCAATGAATACCTGCAATTCCTTAAGTCTTGCAGGAAGAACCTGGAGACTCCCCAATGCAAGGGAATTGGAAAGTCTTGTGGATTTTTACAGAACACCCGATCCTGCAACCGTCAATCCAACTTACTTTCCAAATACGAGTACCGGCAATTATTATTGGACTTCATCAACAACCGTAACAGCTCCGACCAATGCATGGTTCGTAGGGTTTGGTGCGGGAGAACATTCCTATATGTTAAAATCTACAAATACACTGTTTACCCGTTGCGTTTCTTCTTTTTAG
- a CDS encoding PaaI family thioesterase — protein sequence MEKNTLDYIRHFETNDKLGGLFRSKCISVSKEECLYEYIASSEHFNPNGILHGGALYTVMDSSQGAFIHYILEDIYRYGATGTATIRYLAPVSEEKIKIRTWLKEKDKRKYIICSEAKNEAGTIVATLEEIWIAILK from the coding sequence ATGGAAAAAAATACTCTGGATTACATTAGACATTTCGAAACGAATGATAAGTTAGGTGGTCTATTCCGATCGAAATGTATTTCTGTTTCTAAGGAAGAATGTCTGTATGAATACATTGCTTCTTCGGAACATTTTAATCCGAACGGAATCCTGCACGGAGGTGCGCTTTATACAGTGATGGATTCCAGTCAGGGAGCTTTTATCCATTATATACTGGAAGATATTTATAGATACGGAGCGACGGGAACCGCTACTATACGTTATTTAGCCCCTGTATCGGAAGAAAAAATAAAGATAAGAACCTGGCTGAAAGAAAAAGACAAAAGAAAATACATCATCTGCTCTGAAGCAAAAAACGAAGCAGGAACTATCGTCGCGACTTTGGAAGAAATCTGGATTGCTATTTTAAAATAA